In Corynebacterium matruchotii, a single genomic region encodes these proteins:
- a CDS encoding peptide chain release factor 3 has protein sequence MSTLTEAHRRRTFAVIAHPDAGKSTLTEALALHAHVISEAGAVHGKAGRKATVSDWMEMEKDRGISIASSALQFEYAPTGHTGEPYTINLVDTPGHADFSEDTYRVLTAVDAAVMLIDAAKGLEPQTLKLFRVCKARGLPIVTVINKWDRPGRTPLELVDEIVSEIGLQPTPLYWPVGAAGDFRGLARITDDGSAEEYIHFMRTAGGSTIAPEEHYDPTAAADREGEAWDTAAEEVELLAADGAVHDQELFLNCITSPVIFASAMLNFGVHQILDALCELAPQPAGRATVDGAFREVESDFSGVVFKVQAGMDKNHRDSLAFMRIVSGEFDRGMQVTHAQSGRSFSTKYALTVFGRTRSTVETAYPGDIVGLVNAGSLAPGDTIYTGKKIQFPPMPQFAPEHFRTLRAKSLGKYKQFRKALDQLAAEGVVQILRNDARGDAAPVMAAVGPMQFEVMMARMENEYNVETVAEPIPYSVARRTTSQSAPELAKQRGVEIFTRATDGELIALFGDKWKLAFIEREHPEFELFPMVAD, from the coding sequence ATGTCCACACTCACCGAAGCGCATCGCCGCCGCACCTTCGCGGTCATCGCCCACCCCGACGCCGGCAAATCCACGCTCACGGAAGCACTAGCCCTACACGCCCACGTCATTTCCGAGGCCGGGGCGGTACACGGCAAGGCCGGCCGAAAGGCCACGGTATCCGACTGGATGGAAATGGAAAAAGACCGGGGTATTTCCATCGCATCATCGGCGCTGCAATTCGAATACGCACCCACCGGCCACACCGGGGAACCCTACACGATTAACTTGGTGGATACGCCAGGCCACGCCGACTTCTCCGAAGACACCTACCGGGTACTCACCGCGGTGGACGCCGCAGTCATGCTCATTGACGCCGCCAAAGGTTTGGAACCGCAAACCCTCAAACTCTTTCGGGTCTGCAAAGCCCGCGGACTACCAATCGTCACTGTGATTAATAAATGGGACCGCCCAGGACGCACACCATTAGAGCTGGTAGACGAGATCGTTTCCGAAATCGGGCTGCAACCTACCCCCCTCTACTGGCCGGTAGGGGCGGCAGGTGACTTCCGGGGGCTCGCCCGCATCACCGACGATGGTTCAGCAGAGGAATATATCCACTTCATGCGCACCGCCGGAGGCTCCACCATCGCCCCCGAAGAACACTACGACCCCACCGCGGCGGCGGACCGGGAAGGCGAAGCATGGGACACCGCGGCGGAAGAAGTCGAACTCCTTGCCGCCGACGGTGCCGTGCATGACCAAGAACTCTTCCTCAACTGCATCACCTCCCCGGTGATCTTCGCCTCGGCAATGCTGAACTTTGGGGTGCACCAAATCCTCGACGCCCTCTGCGAACTCGCACCCCAGCCGGCGGGTCGGGCCACGGTAGACGGCGCGTTTCGGGAGGTCGAATCGGATTTCTCCGGGGTGGTGTTCAAGGTGCAGGCAGGCATGGACAAAAACCACCGCGATTCCCTGGCGTTTATGCGCATCGTCTCCGGCGAATTCGACCGCGGTATGCAGGTCACACACGCCCAATCCGGCCGGAGCTTTTCGACGAAATACGCCCTGACGGTCTTCGGCCGCACCCGATCCACCGTGGAAACCGCCTACCCGGGCGATATTGTGGGCCTCGTCAATGCCGGATCCTTAGCGCCGGGGGACACGATCTACACCGGGAAAAAGATCCAATTCCCCCCAATGCCCCAATTCGCCCCCGAACATTTCCGCACGCTTCGGGCCAAGAGCCTGGGCAAATATAAGCAGTTCCGCAAGGCCCTCGATCAATTGGCTGCCGAGGGAGTGGTGCAAATCCTGCGGAACGACGCCCGGGGCGACGCCGCACCGGTAATGGCGGCGGTGGGGCCAATGCAGTTCGAAGTGATGATGGCCCGCATGGAAAACGAATACAACGTGGAAACCGTGGCCGAACCTATCCCCTATTCGGTGGCCCGCCGCACCACGTCACAAAGCGCCCCGGAATTAGCGAAACAGCGAGGCGTGGAAATCTTTACTCGCGCAACGGATGGCGAACTCATCGCACTGTTTGGCGATAAGTGGAAATTGGCGTTTATCGAACGAGAGCACCCGGAATTCGAGCTCTTCCCCATGGTGGCTGATTAA
- a CDS encoding glyceraldehyde-3-phosphate dehydrogenase — MAPDWNTKLTSAQEMLPLLYNLHHNNNIITSIFGRILMGVTDIDIVKAHRYSRLATDTELTPAQTLPIVQALATLNPTSASIDIGTLAVRYAEHHSDNHGEPEDLVAFLRTELAEVLPADDAGDHENPVSATPPRDIVLYGFGRIGRLLARILISREAAFGSVKLRAVVVRKNGDNDLQKRASLLRRDSVHGAFNGTITVDEEHNVIWANGTKIQIIYSNDPASVDYTNYGITDAIVVDNTGRWRDEAGLQQHLKATGCSRVVLTAPGKGDLKNVVYGINHTDITPDDAIVTAASCTTNAITPVLKVINDHYGIQGGHVETVHSFTNDQNLIDNFHRGSRRGRAAGLNMVLTETGAAKAVAKALPELAGKLTGNAIRVPTPDVSMAVLNLTLDKEVTREEVNDLMDRVALYSDLRQQIAYIHSPEVVSTDFVGTTHAGIIDGLATIANGNHLVLYVWYDNEFGYSNQVIRIVEELAQARPLVLPRRINQAEL; from the coding sequence ATGGCTCCAGATTGGAATACTAAACTCACCTCCGCGCAGGAAATGCTCCCCCTGCTCTACAACCTGCATCACAATAACAACATCATTACCTCGATCTTTGGCCGGATCCTCATGGGTGTCACCGATATCGACATCGTCAAAGCCCACCGCTATAGTCGACTCGCCACTGACACCGAGCTCACCCCCGCACAGACCCTCCCCATCGTCCAGGCACTGGCCACCCTCAACCCCACCTCCGCATCCATCGACATCGGCACCCTGGCGGTCCGCTACGCGGAACATCACAGCGACAACCATGGCGAGCCCGAGGATCTTGTGGCATTCCTCCGCACCGAACTCGCGGAGGTTCTCCCCGCCGATGACGCAGGCGACCACGAAAACCCGGTATCGGCCACCCCACCCCGGGACATTGTGCTCTACGGTTTCGGCCGCATCGGTAGGCTTTTGGCCCGCATTCTCATTTCCCGCGAGGCCGCCTTCGGTTCGGTCAAGCTGCGGGCCGTTGTGGTGCGGAAAAACGGCGACAACGACCTGCAAAAGCGCGCCTCATTGCTGCGCCGGGACTCCGTGCACGGCGCCTTTAACGGCACTATCACCGTCGATGAGGAACACAACGTCATTTGGGCCAACGGCACCAAAATCCAAATCATTTACTCCAACGACCCGGCCAGCGTCGACTACACCAACTATGGCATCACCGACGCCATCGTGGTCGACAACACCGGTCGGTGGCGGGACGAGGCCGGGTTGCAGCAGCATCTCAAGGCCACGGGGTGTTCCCGTGTCGTGCTCACCGCGCCCGGCAAGGGTGACCTCAAAAACGTGGTCTATGGCATCAATCACACCGACATCACCCCTGACGATGCCATTGTCACCGCCGCATCCTGCACCACCAATGCCATCACCCCAGTGCTCAAAGTTATCAATGACCACTATGGCATCCAGGGTGGACACGTGGAAACTGTGCATTCGTTCACCAATGACCAGAACTTGATTGATAATTTCCATCGGGGCTCCCGCCGGGGTCGCGCCGCCGGTTTAAACATGGTGCTCACCGAAACCGGGGCTGCTAAGGCGGTCGCCAAGGCCCTGCCGGAGCTCGCCGGAAAGCTCACCGGCAACGCCATTCGGGTGCCCACGCCCGACGTGTCCATGGCGGTCCTGAACCTCACGCTCGACAAGGAAGTCACCCGCGAGGAGGTCAACGATCTCATGGATCGGGTGGCCCTGTATTCGGATCTCCGGCAACAAATTGCCTATATTCATTCGCCGGAGGTTGTCTCTACCGACTTCGTGGGCACCACGCACGCTGGGATTATCGACGGTTTGGCCACCATCGCCAATGGCAACCATCTCGTGCTCTATGTGTGGTACGACAATGAATTCGGCTATTCCAATCAGGTCATCCGAATCGTAGAGGAATTGGCGCAAGCCCGCCCCTTGGTCCTGCCCCGACGCATCAATCAAGCGGAACTTTAA